A window of Acropora muricata isolate sample 2 chromosome 6, ASM3666990v1, whole genome shotgun sequence genomic DNA:
TCCGCTCGCGAGGTACTGGGGACTAGTCTTGTCGGTTCCGACTTGGTTAACAATTTTTAGGAGTCCTAGCCTTTGTGCAGTGTCATATCCTAGGAGGTTTCCTGAACTGCCTTTAACAACGTGTAGGGTTGCCGATGTGCTGCTTGATTTTGCAGTTATCTCGGCCTGAATTGTTCCTAGCAGGGGTGGGGTGTGGGTGATCCATAGGAGAAAATTCGCCGTTTGGCTTGTTCTAGAGTTTTTGCTTTGCCTTTGTAAATTCTCTTGTATGTGACTTCGTCGATGAGGTTAACTGAAGCTCCAGAATCCAGCATCATTTCTAGATATTTTCCGTCGATCTCCAATCTGCACATGGGTTGTTTCTGCTCTCCTATTGCGTAGACGTAGTCATCATCATCTGTGCCTTCTTCTTCCGTCACGCGTTTCACTGAATCGGGTGGAACTGTCCTACAAACTTTAGCAAAATGATTAAGCTTGCCACAGGAGGTGCACTTCTTATTTCTAGCAGGGCACGAGTCCCTGTGAGGGTAGGTGCCGCCACAATTTCTGCATTTTGTTGCTTCATCGAACTTGCGTGACTCCTTGTGTGACCCGCTGCGTGACCCGCTGTGTCGCTCTCGTCGGCAACCTTTGCCTTTCTGTGAACGCTTTTCGCTCTTCCTCTTGTCGTTTACGACGTTCACCGTTGTTTTGTCGCTTTCCACTTCTTTAGCTTGCGTTTCACTGAGCTCGAGGGCTCTTCCAGCTTTTAAAAGAGCAGTTAAATCAAGATCTTCACGCAGTGCTTTCCGCCTCAGTGCGTTTGACTTGCAGCTTAGAATAATTTGCTCCTTGATTTCTTTATCGGCGTCTGCAAATTCACAGGTCTTTGCGAGAGTTCTGAGTCTTGTGTGGAAACTGTCGAAACTTTCGCCTTCGTTTTGCTGAGCTTTTCTGAAGTTGTAGACCTAGTAAGTTGTGTTGACTTGGGGATTGAAATGAGCGGTAAGTTTTTCTATGGCCTTTTTGTAATCTTTGTCTTCGCCGGTGTCTTCAAGCGTGTCGAAAATCTCGTCGACTTCGGGACCGCTGTAATGTAGCAGAAGAGCACGTTTTCGTTTTTCGTCCTCGATTCCCATTCCTATCGTTAAGTTCTCGAATCTGGCCAGCCATTTCTTCCACCTCGGGCCCACGTTGCCGTCTAGATGAACTTGGAAAACCGGGAAAGTCGGGAGCGAGACCGCCATGTGGTTGAATGTTTGTCAGGATTGTCTTGTCCGCGCTTTGGGATGTGAGTCGCTTAGTCCGAAGGACGTGAATTGCTTTGTTCGCAGGACGTGAATTGCTTTGTTCGCACTTTGGGACTTGAATTCTCTTACGGGATACGCTTCGTGGATCCTCGTCGCCAGGTGTGGTGTTGTACCGTTTTTTAATAAAATCACTGTATATTAAAACTCAACCTCATGGTTTTTTGATTGACAGATGATGTCACAACACTACACTAGGGTCTCGAAAGTCCCAAATTTGCTCTAAATAATGGAGACATATTTTGGGAACCTGGGTACGATTTATTGGGAGGTGGGACGTCACAGGGTTTGCACGAAGACCACGAAGGTGTCTATTTACAAGGTATTTGAACTTCAAAAATATGGCAGAAAGCGATTCCATCTCCGCTAGTTCATCGTCTGAAGATCAGGAACAAAACGAAGAATCAGGAATCGATGAACTCGAGGTAAGGATACGTCCTGCTCTTCCATATCAAGATGAACCAGTTGCTCAAGTCGCTGCTCGCACGGGCGAAGACGAAATATACTCAGACGATGAAGACGAAGACGGCATTTCTCCGGCAACCTTGGAGGCCAGATTTGAGAAACGTGTTTCTGTTGATGCTTGGTAAGTTGATAAGGTTAATTTTAGAATAAAATTGCCTCTTTTTATAAGCAGAAGTCAAACGTTGGTTTGTTTCATTCTACATGTGGTGTGTTTATGTTGTTACTCGATTCCAGCAAGATAGGAGtgaaatataataaataatgtccatgttaaatattattattaatattattattgttattagtgttATCATAATAATGTTTATTTCCTGGCCAAAAATATTTAGCAGCCtgtaaaattatattttaataGCTATAATTGCTCTGACCCAATTCTCCCAGGGGAAAAAGGGGTTTAATCAATAATCAGTGCACATGGTGCCAAGGCTTTGGGCTACTAAATCACAGgaaattgtttatttattccatTACCCCAACatagtttcttttgttttagtcCCCTAAGCTTGGCAGCCATATTAAAATTTGATACATCCAAATTGGCCTATTGTATAGTCATATTAAAATAAACTTCAATGTATGTTCTTTCTCAAATGTTCAAGTAAgacataatttttgtttttcaaatttcttcTTTGACTATTAATTAGGCTTGCAGAGAGACACTACCAGTTCACACTATATTTGTTCACTGcttaattttgattttcttggtgAGCATTAGCCAGGTAGGTCAGATGCCAAACATCGATTCCGTGGATGTCCTCTTCTAGGCTGACCACATTTTGTGCAAGTGCGAGCTTTCTTCCTGGGTGGCTCACTACTTGCCTGGCACTCATGGCTTTCAAGAGCAATCTGTGCTTCAGCTGTGAAAGAAATGATAGTATTCACTTACCAGACTTCCAGGCTATTTTCTCTGCATGGCACTTCATTTAAACCCTCGTAGAATGCCTTGTGCAAAATAGTTTTTGTAAGCAGATGTCATTAAATTATAGAAAAAATAACATGCCTACATGTAGTTATAACTTGTTATTAGTCACTTGAAGTTTAAATACCTTTTGGATATAATGGTGTCTCTGCgttctttcttttcaaatgaCGCTCGACTGCAGTTGCTTTATCCACTCTGTCTGGGAATTGGTGGTTGAGAGGTTCTGGGACCATAGATTTGTATTTTTTAGAAACTGCTGTCATGGCTGTCTTAGACAAGCTGAATAGGAGATTTCGCATTTCATCGACATATCCTGAAAGAACAGATTTATTTGATTATACTGGGGTGTAGCATGGAAGTGAGTGACCATAGATATACAAAAACTGCTTTTGGTATTCTTACTGTATGTTGGTGGGACAGCAACCTCTCTCACCACCTCCTCTCCTACTTTAAATTTGGGGTATGTAACTTTGATGTAGTCACTTCCATCTTTAGACTGATGTGTCTCCCTCTTCACATTTTCATTGAAGTGAAGGCTAGCAAGTACATGCCtataaaaaatatcaaaatcaaTTGTAATCACAATGCCAGTGTGTGTGAACTACTTTAATTTGACGTATTGTTGATGTAATTTTTTAGTTATAGTCTTACCTACAAAATGTCCCTAACCAAGAGAAATTTATCATCTTAGGATGCCAGTGATTGAGGGTGGCATGAAACCCCTCGAGGCAGCTTCTTTGGTCTTCAGGGGACAGTTTCTTCAAGTCATTAAGGAGACTTGTTTTTGTTAACATCCCATTTAATTTGTCATATGCCCTGGTTCCTACAAATGATTTCAAACACTTGTCAGCAACAAACATGCAAAACTGTTCATTGTTATAGTCAGCAGATATTTCAGGATGTCATGGTGGATCACTTTGGTTATTTCACTAACAATTTATGACCCTCTAGTAATCAAATACTTATACCAATTTTAATCCACTTCCTTGGCTCAATGTCACCCTCATGGGCACACTCTGGGAAGAGAGGATCTGGGTGATCTTGGTGTTTATTGGCTACATGTCTCATTATTGACTTCCATTTTGCAATGATCAGGTTCTCAAAACCTTGTTTAGTGGAACTCGCACACCAATAAACATGGTTTCGAACACCTTTCATCCACTCCTTTATTATTCCACATCCAGACTCCTGGCTTGCTTTAAGCATTTTCTTGCTAATCGAACGGGCAACATGCCAAATGTCATAGAAGTGTTTGGTCTGTGGTCGGCATTCTCTGATCCACCGAGCGATACCTCTGTGGCGGTCTGAAATGAATATTGCAACAGCAATTCCAGCTGCAAGCAGGAAGTTGAAACACCTCTCTGCTCCCTCCAGTTCCATGTTGGTAGAACTGCCACCTGTCTCATTGGCCTTTAAGCAAGAAGAAATCTTATATGACAAACTTCAAGACAGGATAACTCAAATGCAATGTTGCTTTTAGCATTTATAATGTGGTTCATAATGAACTGTTTTCAgagtgagaaaaaaattaaaagagatcTTCATAAAGAAAGGATGAATCTTCAGCTCATTTAAGGTCAGACCAGGTCTTCT
This region includes:
- the LOC136920994 gene encoding uncharacterized protein, producing MAVSLPTFPVFQVHLDGNVGPRWKKWLARFENLTIGMGIEDEKRKRALLLHYSGPEVDEIFDTLEDTGEDKDYKKVYNFRKAQQNEGESFDSFHTRLRTLAKTCEFADADKEIKEQIILSCKSNALRRKALREDLDLTALLKAGRALELSETQAKEVESDKTTVNVVNDKRKSEKRSQKGKGCRRERHSGSRSGSHKESRKFDEATKCRNCGGTYPHRDSCPARNKKCTSCGKLNHFAKVCRTVPPDSVKRVTEEEGTDDDDYVYAIGEQKQPMCRLEIDGKYLEMMLDSGASVNLIDEVTYKRIYKGKAKTLEQAKRRIFSYGSPTPHPC